A part of Rattus rattus isolate New Zealand chromosome 6, Rrattus_CSIRO_v1, whole genome shotgun sequence genomic DNA contains:
- the Ninj2 gene encoding ninjurin-2, which translates to MLDVALFMSNAMRLKSVLEQGPFSQYYTTLLTLISVSLLLQVVIGILLVVIARLNLNEVENQWRLNQLNNAATTLVFITVVINIFITAFGAHKTGSVAARTSSNPI; encoded by the exons ATGCTGGATGTGGCTCTCTTTATGTCCAATGCCATGCGGCTGAAATCAGTCCTGGAGCAAGGGCCATTCTCGCAGTACTACACCACCCTCCTCACCCTCATCAGTGTCTCCCTGCTCCTGCAAGTGGTCATTGGCATCCTTCTTGTGGTCATCG CCAGGCTGAACCTGAATGAGGTAGAAAACCAGTGGCGTTTAAACCAGCTCAACAATGCTGCCACCACCTTGGTCTTCATAACTGTGGTCATCAACATTTTTATCACTGCTTTCGGGGCACACAAGACAGGTTCCGTGGCTGCCAGGACCTCCAGCAATCCTATTTAA